The proteins below are encoded in one region of Holophagaceae bacterium:
- a CDS encoding GAF domain-containing protein — protein MKLTLMVEGVRHPVNLTEEGVTIGRGDAATIRIMATAVSRVHSRFFLLDGKPHVMDLRSLNGTTVNGVQVNSPTPFKQGDLILMGEVPVQWVGDGDPAPITSAKFGPTGTGSYAVNALNALTAPKSVRSGISLEDRAFDASGSIMVPHASLEKMLAQHQADQNTTSAASLFQRLASMAGTLLRASDLAELLESVMSLVTAQIPCQRGFILLGGQDGELLPEYVWEEKPGANSSPISRTIARTAMKDRVTILTTDARIDPRFAAGDSIKIHGITSALCAPLIVDDQSLGVVYLESSLSKGGFRREDEHLLSAMANFAAVGIQRERETRFRQRLERYHSPAVVGQILKSSQNLESPALQAQRSEITVLFADISGFTRMSEGMEPLKLANILNRTFEAMTEQIFARGGTLDKYIGDAIMAFFGAPQPEPNHARLALEAAVAMQEALKFLNDNRPDGYPELMMRIGINSGEAFAGDIGCEKRMDYTVMGSTVNLASRLESSVAKAGQIVVGPRTAEIIGTGSLIKMAPVALKGIEHNVVPYEVPWQDVTLNLG, from the coding sequence ATGAAACTCACGCTGATGGTGGAGGGTGTCCGGCACCCGGTCAATCTGACCGAGGAGGGGGTCACCATCGGCCGTGGCGACGCGGCCACCATCCGCATCATGGCCACCGCCGTGAGCCGCGTGCATTCCAGGTTTTTCCTGCTGGACGGCAAGCCCCACGTGATGGATCTGCGTTCCTTGAACGGAACCACCGTGAATGGCGTCCAGGTGAACAGTCCCACGCCCTTCAAGCAGGGGGACCTCATCCTGATGGGCGAAGTGCCCGTCCAGTGGGTGGGGGATGGGGATCCCGCGCCCATCACCAGCGCCAAGTTTGGTCCCACCGGAACCGGCTCCTACGCGGTGAATGCGCTCAACGCCCTCACCGCCCCCAAAAGCGTCCGTTCCGGCATCTCCCTGGAGGACCGGGCCTTTGATGCTTCGGGCTCCATCATGGTGCCCCACGCGTCCCTGGAAAAAATGCTGGCCCAGCACCAGGCGGACCAGAACACCACCAGCGCGGCCTCCCTGTTCCAGCGCCTGGCCTCCATGGCCGGGACTCTGCTCCGGGCCTCGGATCTCGCAGAATTGCTGGAATCCGTGATGAGCCTCGTGACGGCCCAGATCCCCTGCCAGCGGGGATTCATCCTCCTGGGCGGACAGGACGGCGAATTGCTGCCCGAATACGTCTGGGAAGAGAAGCCCGGCGCCAACAGCTCCCCCATCAGCCGGACCATCGCCCGAACGGCCATGAAGGACCGGGTGACGATCCTCACCACGGACGCGCGCATCGATCCCCGCTTCGCCGCCGGCGACAGCATCAAGATCCACGGCATCACGTCGGCCCTGTGCGCGCCGCTCATCGTGGACGACCAGTCGCTGGGCGTGGTGTACCTGGAATCGTCGCTCAGCAAGGGCGGCTTCCGGCGAGAGGACGAGCACCTGCTCTCGGCCATGGCCAACTTCGCCGCCGTGGGCATCCAGCGCGAGCGCGAAACGCGGTTCCGCCAACGCCTGGAGCGCTACCACTCCCCGGCGGTGGTGGGCCAGATCCTCAAGTCGAGCCAGAACCTCGAATCTCCGGCCCTCCAAGCCCAGCGCAGCGAGATCACGGTGCTCTTCGCCGACATCAGCGGCTTCACCCGCATGAGCGAAGGCATGGAGCCGCTCAAGCTCGCCAACATCCTGAACCGCACCTTCGAAGCCATGACCGAGCAGATATTCGCCCGCGGGGGGACCCTGGACAAGTACATCGGCGACGCCATCATGGCCTTCTTCGGCGCTCCCCAGCCCGAACCCAACCATGCGCGGCTGGCCCTGGAGGCGGCCGTCGCCATGCAGGAAGCACTGAAATTCCTGAATGACAACCGGCCCGACGGCTATCCCGAGCTCATGATGCGCATCGGCATCAACAGCGGCGAGGCCTTCGCGGGGGACATCGGCTGCGAAAAGCGCATGGACTACACGGTGATGGGCTCCACGGTGAACCTGGCCTCGCGCCTGGAAAGCAGCGTCGCCAAGGCCGGACAGATCGTGGTGGGGCCCCGCACCGCGGAGATCATCGGCACCGGGTCGCTCATCAAAATGGCTCCGGTCGCCCTCAAGGGCATCGAGCACAACGTGGTCCCCTATGAAGTGCCCTGGCAGGACGTGACGCTGAACCTGGGTTAG
- a CDS encoding glycosyltransferase family 2 protein, whose translation MKVSIITPTFEREHFAEKLYGCFAAQSFPDKELLVLDDSPEPSPFFTNCGDPRVRYWHQQTRMANGQKRNILAGRATGEVIAHFDDDDYYAPPYIETMVQLLAGHDLISLSGWYLYSLKHRFFGYWDKANPQQEHYELSPEGLRHLMFKGVTPETVFAHVLGYGFTYVYRKQAWEGVSFDDAHHGSDFRFAQALLAQGRDIATFQDQQALVLHTISTNNVSAVFPQYQLPDFLLPMIFGEGIRRYLDVKLPGEQDQP comes from the coding sequence ATGAAAGTCAGCATCATCACGCCCACGTTCGAACGGGAGCATTTCGCTGAAAAGCTTTACGGCTGCTTCGCGGCCCAGTCTTTCCCCGACAAGGAGCTGCTGGTGCTGGACGACAGCCCGGAGCCCTCGCCTTTCTTCACGAACTGCGGCGATCCCCGGGTCCGCTACTGGCATCAACAGACGCGCATGGCCAACGGGCAGAAACGGAACATCCTCGCGGGCCGGGCCACCGGCGAGGTGATCGCCCACTTCGATGACGACGACTACTACGCCCCCCCATACATCGAGACGATGGTCCAGCTTTTGGCGGGGCACGACCTCATCAGCCTCAGCGGGTGGTACCTCTACAGCCTGAAGCACCGGTTCTTCGGCTACTGGGACAAGGCCAATCCACAGCAGGAGCACTACGAATTGAGCCCCGAGGGGCTGCGCCATTTGATGTTCAAGGGAGTCACGCCCGAAACGGTGTTCGCCCACGTGCTCGGCTACGGGTTCACCTATGTCTACCGGAAGCAGGCCTGGGAGGGCGTTTCCTTCGACGACGCCCACCACGGTTCGGACTTCCGCTTCGCGCAGGCGCTGTTGGCGCAGGGGCGGGACATCGCCACCTTCCAGGACCAGCAGGCCCTGGTGCTGCACACGATCAGCACCAACAACGTGTCCGCTGTGTTTCCGCAATACCAGTTGCCGGATTTCCTGCTGCCGATGATCTTCGGCGAGGGCATCCGGCGCTACCTGGACGTGAAGCTGCCGGGCGAGCAGGATCAGCCTTGA
- the rimO gene encoding 30S ribosomal protein S12 methylthiotransferase RimO: MRTLSTTVGFMSLGCPKNLVDSEVMLGHLRLKGYRITSEMEKADVLVVNTCGFIDTAKKESVDAILEAAGMKKTGACKKLIVAGCLVERYRDELLADIPEIDACLGTRDIEQIAEIIGAGDQVFEPEQNPNYLYDEHSPRLLTTPKATAYLKISEGCDHTCAFCIIPKLRGGQRSRSIESVVAEARNLVAQGILEISLVAQDTTDYGRDFGDPDGLEKLIRALGGVEGLRWFRIHYAYPNRLTEGVMRAIAETRNCAKYLDMPLQHADPKVLKEMARGGSRTSFLKLLAKFRSICPEISIRSNFIVGFPSETEAAFEELRAFIQEAQFDHVGVFTYSPEEGTPAFALGDPIPKRTKASRKRKLMELQQKIARAKNQAREGQVIEVIVEGLHEETELILKGRHQGQAPEVDGNVLIVGGEPVIGSIQKVRITKGHAYDLIGEVVEGGIEEAVKAFESGVLASR, encoded by the coding sequence ATGCGCACCTTGTCCACCACAGTGGGATTCATGTCCCTGGGCTGTCCCAAGAACCTCGTGGATAGCGAGGTCATGCTGGGGCATCTGCGGCTCAAGGGTTATAGGATCACCAGCGAGATGGAGAAAGCCGACGTCCTGGTGGTGAACACCTGCGGATTCATCGACACCGCGAAGAAGGAAAGCGTGGACGCCATTCTGGAAGCCGCGGGGATGAAGAAGACCGGGGCCTGCAAAAAGCTCATCGTGGCGGGCTGCCTGGTGGAACGCTACCGAGATGAACTACTGGCCGACATCCCCGAAATCGACGCCTGCCTGGGCACTCGCGACATCGAGCAGATCGCCGAGATCATCGGCGCCGGGGACCAGGTTTTCGAACCCGAGCAGAATCCCAACTACTTGTACGACGAGCACAGCCCCCGGCTGCTCACCACGCCCAAAGCCACGGCCTATCTGAAGATCAGCGAAGGCTGCGACCACACCTGCGCTTTTTGCATCATCCCGAAATTACGGGGCGGCCAGCGCAGCCGCAGCATCGAAAGCGTGGTGGCCGAGGCCCGGAATCTCGTGGCCCAGGGCATCCTGGAAATCAGCCTCGTGGCCCAGGACACTACGGATTACGGGCGGGATTTCGGCGATCCCGACGGCCTTGAAAAACTCATCCGGGCCCTGGGTGGAGTCGAGGGCCTGCGCTGGTTCCGCATCCACTACGCCTACCCGAACCGCCTCACCGAAGGCGTCATGCGCGCCATCGCAGAAACCAGAAATTGCGCCAAGTACCTGGACATGCCTTTGCAGCATGCGGATCCCAAAGTGTTGAAGGAAATGGCCCGGGGCGGGAGCCGCACGAGCTTCCTGAAACTGCTTGCGAAGTTCCGTTCCATCTGCCCGGAGATTTCCATCCGGTCCAATTTCATCGTGGGCTTCCCCAGCGAAACCGAAGCGGCCTTCGAGGAATTGCGGGCCTTCATTCAGGAAGCGCAGTTCGACCATGTGGGGGTCTTCACCTACTCGCCTGAGGAAGGCACGCCCGCCTTCGCCCTCGGCGATCCGATCCCCAAGCGGACCAAGGCCAGCCGCAAGCGAAAACTCATGGAATTGCAGCAGAAGATCGCCCGGGCCAAGAACCAGGCCCGGGAAGGCCAGGTCATTGAAGTGATCGTCGAGGGTCTCCACGAAGAGACCGAATTGATCCTCAAAGGCCGCCACCAGGGCCAGGCCCCCGAAGTGGACGGCAACGTCCTCATCGTCGGCGGGGAACCCGTCATTGGAAGCATCCAGAAAGTCCGCATCACAAAAGGCCATGCTTATGACTTGATCGGCGAAGTGGTGGAGGGCGGCATCGAAGAGGCCGTAAAAGCGTTCGAATCCGGCGTGTTGGCTTCCCGCTGA
- a CDS encoding ABC transporter ATP-binding protein, producing MLELRDITRAYELGGEKAGAFGVSFSVPAGCLAVLAGPSGSGKTTLLQLAGLLDEPDAGEVFLEGQPVSRLPEKARCELRLRRLGFVFQAFNLVPVLSALENVMLPLQLQGRKPEDAHHLAAEALDRVGLSDRLGHRPGQLSGGQQQRVAIARALAPGPVLVLADEPTASLDHAHGGPLMDLMAQQCRESGVSFLVASHDPSVISRADLVFRLADGQLVATEQAPVIA from the coding sequence ATGCTGGAACTGAGGGACATTACCCGCGCCTATGAACTGGGCGGAGAAAAGGCCGGCGCCTTCGGCGTCAGTTTCAGCGTTCCGGCGGGATGCCTCGCGGTGTTGGCGGGGCCTTCGGGCAGCGGCAAGACCACGCTCCTGCAACTGGCCGGATTGCTGGACGAGCCCGATGCAGGCGAGGTTTTCCTGGAAGGCCAGCCCGTCTCAAGGCTTCCCGAAAAAGCCCGCTGCGAACTGCGCCTCCGGCGCTTGGGTTTCGTGTTTCAGGCATTCAACCTGGTGCCCGTGCTTTCGGCCCTGGAGAACGTGATGCTGCCGCTCCAATTGCAGGGCAGGAAGCCTGAAGACGCCCATCATCTTGCGGCCGAAGCCCTTGACCGTGTGGGCCTTTCCGATCGCCTGGGGCATCGCCCGGGCCAGCTCAGCGGGGGCCAGCAGCAGCGGGTGGCCATCGCCCGGGCCCTGGCGCCGGGCCCGGTCCTGGTCCTTGCGGACGAGCCCACGGCCAGCCTGGATCACGCCCACGGCGGGCCGCTCATGGACCTCATGGCGCAGCAGTGCCGCGAGTCCGGGGTGAGTTTTCTCGTGGCCAGCCATGATCCCTCGGTGATCAGCCGCGCCGATCTAGTATTCCGGCTGGCCGACGGCCAACTTGTGGCCACGGAGCAGGCGCCGGTGATCGCATGA
- a CDS encoding ABC transporter permease, with product MILARLALRNVLRNRRRTVLTLLVVIAGFMALSLAGGFMAQTFDGLSQAAIRGGIGHIQLLHPQALESDEGQSLEFAIPDGEALASRLRKDPAIAEVLPRIQFMGLLSNGPKSVAFLGAGVDPVREPQFMAVLESLKDGAKANGGAGSRWLSGAPGSRDVILGVGLAKSLGATVGSSLTLMSTNKDGGLNALDVEVVGLQDLGLRELNERVLTVSLDTASSLVDAGPARSRLSILLKRPENTSKELPRIQSLAGQDARALPWFELASFYKQVKLLYIAIFGFMGLVLFLVVLLATANTLLMSVMERVREFGTLRAMGLQAPQLTALLQWEGALLGLCGSGLGLLLTLIFRLAVNALHLQMPAPPGTSHGYELNIHLVPMVYLCVFIGLQLTLQFSALFPGLKAAKLRIVEALRHV from the coding sequence ATGATATTGGCCCGCCTGGCTCTTCGCAATGTGCTGCGGAACCGCCGCCGCACGGTGCTGACGCTGCTGGTGGTCATCGCCGGGTTTATGGCTTTGAGCCTTGCGGGTGGCTTCATGGCGCAGACCTTCGACGGTCTCAGCCAGGCCGCCATCCGGGGCGGCATCGGGCACATCCAGTTATTGCATCCCCAGGCATTGGAGAGTGATGAGGGCCAGAGCCTCGAATTCGCCATCCCCGATGGCGAAGCGCTGGCATCGCGGCTTCGCAAGGATCCAGCCATCGCCGAAGTGCTGCCGCGCATCCAGTTCATGGGGCTGCTCAGCAATGGTCCCAAGAGCGTCGCCTTCCTGGGCGCCGGCGTGGATCCGGTCCGCGAGCCGCAGTTCATGGCGGTGCTGGAAAGCTTGAAAGATGGGGCCAAAGCCAATGGTGGAGCCGGTTCACGCTGGCTTTCCGGCGCGCCGGGCAGTCGCGACGTGATCCTGGGCGTAGGCCTAGCGAAGAGCCTCGGCGCGACCGTGGGAAGTTCGCTCACCCTCATGTCCACCAACAAGGATGGCGGGCTCAACGCGCTGGATGTGGAGGTCGTGGGGCTCCAGGACCTGGGCTTGCGGGAACTGAACGAGCGGGTGCTGACCGTGAGCCTGGATACGGCGTCCTCCCTGGTGGATGCGGGCCCGGCGCGGTCGCGGCTCTCCATCCTGTTGAAGCGTCCCGAAAACACATCCAAGGAATTGCCGCGCATCCAGAGCCTCGCGGGCCAGGATGCGCGAGCGCTCCCCTGGTTCGAGCTGGCCAGCTTCTACAAGCAGGTGAAGCTGCTCTACATCGCCATCTTCGGATTCATGGGCCTGGTGCTGTTCCTGGTCGTGCTGCTGGCCACCGCCAATACGCTGCTGATGTCCGTGATGGAGCGCGTCCGGGAATTCGGGACCCTGAGGGCCATGGGCCTGCAGGCGCCGCAGCTCACCGCGCTGCTGCAATGGGAGGGCGCCCTGCTGGGCCTTTGTGGCAGCGGCCTGGGTCTGCTGCTGACCTTGATCTTCCGCCTCGCGGTCAATGCGCTGCACTTGCAGATGCCGGCTCCGCCGGGCACCAGCCACGGCTATGAACTGAACATCCATCTCGTGCCGATGGTCTACCTGTGCGTGTTCATCGGCCTGCAACTGACCCTGCAGTTCAGCGCGCTGTTTCCGGGGCTCAAGGCCGCGAAACTGCGGATCGTGGAGGCGCTGCGGCATGTCTGA
- a CDS encoding phosphatidylglycerophosphatase A, with product MSESQVPSPKPQGAGSSAASYLAPRWAWWVATGFGSGYLKPAPGTWGSLAALAAWWLLLQLVGFRMIEQWASLHGRLTIPMALALGMALLGITASDRVVRETGLKDPGFIVADEWAGMWIALMPILWHAGSLHPGWGLLRVVAPFALFRLFDIWKPWPCHQLQVLPGGTGVVIDDVAAGIYAAAGTYLLDGWLVLHLPVLRIAP from the coding sequence ATGTCTGAGTCTCAAGTCCCAAGTCCCAAGCCCCAAGGTGCGGGTTCCAGCGCGGCATCCTACCTAGCGCCCCGCTGGGCCTGGTGGGTGGCCACGGGATTCGGGAGCGGATATCTGAAGCCCGCGCCCGGGACCTGGGGCAGCCTGGCGGCTCTGGCGGCCTGGTGGCTCCTTCTCCAGCTTGTGGGTTTCAGGATGATCGAGCAATGGGCCTCGCTGCACGGACGCCTCACGATTCCGATGGCCCTTGCGCTTGGGATGGCGCTCCTGGGCATCACGGCCTCGGACCGGGTGGTGCGGGAAACGGGGTTGAAGGACCCGGGCTTCATCGTCGCGGATGAATGGGCGGGGATGTGGATCGCGCTGATGCCGATCCTATGGCATGCCGGTTCCCTGCATCCCGGGTGGGGGCTGCTTCGCGTCGTGGCGCCCTTCGCGCTCTTCCGGCTTTTCGATATCTGGAAACCCTGGCCCTGCCATCAACTTCAGGTGTTGCCTGGGGGCACCGGCGTGGTGATCGATGACGTGGCCGCAGGCATCTACGCCGCCGCAGGAACCTACCTGTTGGATGGCTGGCTCGTCCTGCATCTGCCGGTTCTGCGGATCGCCCCATAG
- a CDS encoding DEAD/DEAH box helicase, whose protein sequence is MASIVKGLANLSIRGSVIAHRPDNPLIVQSDRTLLLEVAHPAFEQVRDELARFAELVKSPEHIHTYRITPLSLWNASASGVTCEEMLTTLNIWSKYPVPQNLLQEIEDHGTRYGKLKLVKKGDRLALEMEDRSLFWELENQKSLQGMLAEPYPDETGVFLHEGMRGEVKLQLIRLGHPVQDMAGYKPGDPLPFQLAETLRQNGKPFGLRAYQKAAMDVFHAGGGPEGGAGVLVLPCGAGKTVIGIGCMSKLQTHTLVLTTNVTAVKQWKQELLDKTTLTEDQVGLYTGDTKEIKPVTIATYQILTYRRSKEAPFEHFKLFEAANWGLVIYDEVHMLPAPVFRAVAELQAKRRLGLTATLVREDGKEEDVFSLIGPKRVDVPWKLLEKDGFIATAHCLEIRIPLLTDERMEYAVADQRQRFRIASESSLKFMVVDELLKGHPTESVLIIGQYLDQLRVLGKRLNGPVLTGATPEKEREELFRKFRNGELRVLIVSKVANFAIDLPDASVAIQISGTFGSRQEEAQRLGRILRPKGDRNLSYFYSLISKDTTEQEFARNRQLFLTEQGYRYMIESRTFDANGHLSEPRVWRELLEQTAG, encoded by the coding sequence ATGGCGTCTATTGTCAAAGGTTTAGCCAACCTGAGCATCCGAGGCTCCGTGATCGCGCACCGCCCAGACAATCCATTGATCGTCCAAAGCGACCGGACCCTGCTCCTGGAGGTCGCCCACCCTGCCTTCGAGCAGGTGCGCGATGAGCTGGCGCGCTTCGCGGAACTGGTGAAGAGCCCCGAACACATCCACACCTACCGCATCACGCCGCTTTCTCTCTGGAATGCCTCAGCTTCGGGCGTGACGTGCGAGGAGATGCTCACGACGCTGAACATCTGGTCCAAGTATCCGGTGCCGCAGAACCTGCTGCAGGAAATCGAGGACCACGGCACGCGCTACGGCAAGCTGAAGCTGGTGAAAAAAGGTGATCGCCTGGCCCTGGAAATGGAGGACCGCAGCCTGTTCTGGGAGCTCGAAAACCAGAAATCGCTGCAAGGGATGCTGGCGGAACCCTATCCCGATGAAACCGGCGTCTTCCTGCACGAGGGCATGCGCGGCGAGGTCAAGCTGCAACTCATCCGCCTGGGCCATCCGGTGCAGGACATGGCGGGCTACAAGCCCGGCGATCCCCTGCCCTTCCAGCTTGCGGAAACGCTTCGGCAGAATGGCAAGCCCTTCGGCTTGCGGGCCTACCAGAAGGCCGCCATGGACGTCTTCCACGCGGGCGGCGGGCCCGAAGGCGGCGCGGGAGTGCTGGTGCTGCCCTGCGGCGCGGGCAAGACCGTCATCGGCATCGGCTGCATGTCCAAATTGCAGACCCACACGCTGGTGTTGACCACCAACGTCACGGCCGTGAAGCAGTGGAAACAGGAGCTGCTGGACAAGACCACGCTCACCGAGGACCAGGTGGGGCTCTACACCGGCGATACGAAGGAGATCAAGCCCGTCACCATCGCCACCTATCAGATCCTCACCTACCGGCGCAGCAAGGAGGCTCCCTTCGAGCATTTCAAGCTCTTCGAGGCCGCCAACTGGGGCCTGGTGATCTACGACGAAGTGCACATGCTCCCGGCTCCGGTGTTCCGCGCCGTGGCGGAATTGCAGGCCAAGCGGCGCCTGGGGCTCACGGCCACGCTGGTGCGCGAGGACGGGAAGGAAGAGGACGTCTTCTCCCTCATCGGCCCCAAGCGCGTGGACGTGCCCTGGAAACTGCTCGAAAAGGATGGCTTCATCGCCACGGCCCACTGCCTGGAGATCCGCATTCCGCTGCTCACGGACGAGCGCATGGAATACGCCGTGGCGGACCAACGGCAGCGGTTCCGCATCGCCTCGGAAAGCAGCTTGAAGTTCATGGTGGTGGATGAATTGCTGAAGGGCCATCCCACGGAGTCTGTGCTCATCATCGGGCAGTACCTGGATCAGCTCCGCGTCCTCGGCAAGCGTCTCAATGGCCCCGTGCTCACCGGCGCGACGCCCGAAAAGGAACGGGAAGAACTGTTCCGCAAATTCCGGAATGGCGAGCTGCGGGTGCTCATCGTCAGCAAGGTGGCCAATTTCGCCATCGATCTGCCCGACGCCTCCGTGGCCATCCAGATCAGCGGGACCTTCGGCTCACGGCAGGAAGAAGCGCAGCGCCTGGGCCGCATCCTCCGGCCCAAGGGGGACCGCAACCTCAGCTACTTCTACTCCCTGATTTCCAAGGACACCACCGAGCAGGAATTCGCCCGGAACCGCCAGCTCTTCCTCACCGAGCAGGGGTATAGATACATGATCGAAAGCCGCACCTTCGACGCCAACGGGCACCTGAGCGAACCCCGCGTCTGGCGCGAGCTGCTGGAGCAAACCGCGGGCTAG
- a CDS encoding insulinase family protein, whose translation MMTAPTPNRSWTAGALRMWPLAALLLVSGASAQDREAAHKAQAGPRPKGSLAHLPEPRSLITGKPEMKVPQPRRFELPNGLRVLYLQDTALPVLRATLAFRAGSLEDPKGKEGLASMTASLLRNGGTDRAFWSQLDTLLESKGASVEFRADKESSRARIHCFDRDAAEVLDQLAGMLQTPSFFAPRVEFVRSQMLADLKQIEDQPIQLALRSFQTTLFAGGSFGRFPSETSLKSLGDEDLKAFAKAWFRPEQAVLAVSSPLSAEEAQKLLARTLGGWGKGSSPAPARSGHKDWAKPGVYLRAKAGLTQATVLVGLPWVKEDDADSVALSAAMHALGESGLNSRIFNSVRTREGLAYAAGSFHLPAVSTDGANMAYALTKAENAERSVQLLKAEIERLIKDGLTQQELDATKRALVQSDLFDQVTTAEILDRAAELAIFGRPADTYAKRMEKLQALTLAEVHGAVKRHLKSEELRIFILADPKAASLDRLGKAVEVK comes from the coding sequence ATGATGACTGCGCCAACCCCCAACCGTTCATGGACTGCCGGAGCGCTGCGCATGTGGCCGCTCGCGGCGCTGCTCCTCGTCTCCGGCGCCTCCGCCCAGGACCGGGAAGCCGCCCACAAGGCGCAGGCCGGTCCGCGCCCCAAGGGCAGCCTCGCGCATCTGCCCGAACCCAGGAGCCTCATCACCGGGAAACCGGAGATGAAAGTGCCCCAGCCCAGGCGCTTCGAGTTGCCCAATGGGCTCCGCGTCCTCTACCTGCAGGACACGGCCCTGCCGGTTTTACGCGCGACGCTGGCCTTCAGGGCCGGAAGCCTGGAGGATCCCAAGGGCAAGGAAGGCCTTGCATCCATGACCGCCAGCCTGCTGCGCAATGGCGGGACGGACCGCGCCTTCTGGTCCCAACTGGATACCCTGCTCGAATCCAAGGGCGCATCGGTGGAGTTCCGGGCCGACAAGGAATCCAGCAGGGCCAGGATCCACTGCTTCGACCGGGACGCCGCCGAAGTGCTGGACCAGCTCGCCGGAATGCTGCAGACCCCCTCGTTCTTCGCGCCCCGGGTGGAATTTGTCCGGAGCCAGATGCTCGCCGATCTCAAGCAGATCGAGGACCAGCCCATCCAGTTGGCGCTCCGTTCCTTCCAGACAACGCTCTTCGCAGGCGGCTCCTTCGGGCGTTTCCCCTCGGAAACCAGCCTAAAAAGCCTGGGGGACGAGGATCTCAAGGCCTTCGCCAAGGCCTGGTTCCGGCCCGAACAAGCCGTGCTGGCGGTTTCCAGCCCGCTGAGCGCCGAGGAAGCGCAGAAGTTGTTGGCCCGGACGCTGGGGGGCTGGGGCAAGGGTTCCAGTCCGGCCCCCGCCCGCAGCGGGCATAAGGACTGGGCCAAGCCGGGCGTCTACCTTCGGGCCAAGGCCGGCCTCACCCAAGCCACGGTGCTGGTCGGCCTGCCCTGGGTCAAAGAAGACGATGCGGATTCCGTGGCGCTCTCCGCCGCCATGCATGCGCTGGGCGAGAGCGGATTGAACAGCCGCATCTTCAATTCCGTCCGCACGCGGGAGGGACTCGCCTATGCGGCCGGGAGTTTCCACCTGCCGGCCGTCAGCACCGATGGCGCCAACATGGCCTACGCGCTCACCAAGGCAGAGAATGCGGAACGCAGCGTGCAACTGCTCAAAGCCGAGATCGAGCGATTGATCAAGGATGGCCTGACCCAGCAGGAACTGGATGCGACCAAGCGCGCCCTCGTGCAAAGCGACCTGTTCGATCAGGTCACCACCGCCGAGATCCTGGACCGGGCCGCGGAACTGGCGATCTTCGGCCGGCCCGCGGACACCTATGCCAAGCGCATGGAGAAACTGCAGGCGCTCACCCTGGCGGAGGTCCATGGCGCGGTGAAGCGCCACCTCAAGTCCGAGGAGCTGCGGATCTTCATCCTCGCCGATCCCAAGGCCGCCAGCTTGGATCGGCTGGGCAAGGCCGTGGAGGTGAAATAG